The Pedococcus dokdonensis region TCGGTCTGGCCGTGCTCCAGTCCTCCACGCTGATCACCTTCGCCCAGAACCCCTCCGCGCTGTTCGGGCCGAACTGCACCAAGATCCTCCCCGACGAGTCGATCCCGACCCTGGTCATCATGGTCCTCACCATGACCGCCGGCACCGGTGTGGTCATGTGGCTCGGTGAGCTGGTCACCGACAAGGGCATCGGCAACGGCATGTCGCTGCTGATCTTCACCTCGATCGCCAGCTCGTTCCCGAGCTCGCTGTGGGCCATCCAGCAGCAGGACGGTCGCTGGGACGTCTTCATCGGCGTGATCCTGCTCGGCTTCCTGATCATCGCCCTGGTCGTCTTCGTCGAGCAGAGCCAGCGCCGCATCCCGGTGCAGTACGCCAAGCGGCAGGTCGGCCGCCAGATGTACGGCGGGACCTCGACCTACATCCCGCTCAAGGTCAACATGGCCGGCGTCATCCCCGTGATCTTCGCCTCTTCCCTGCTCGCGCTGCCGTCGTTGCTGGCACAGTTCAACCGGTCGACCACCGGCGACCAGGCCGGCTGGGTGACCTGGATCGACGCGCACCTCGTGCGCGGCGACCACCCGATCTACATGGTCACCTACGTCGGGCTGATCCTGTTCTTCACGTTCTTCTACGTGTCGATCACGTTCAACCCGGTCGAGGTGGCCGACAACA contains the following coding sequences:
- the secY gene encoding preprotein translocase subunit SecY — its product is MLTAFTRAFKTPDLRRKLLFTLAIVIIFRMGSHVPVPGVSYTAVQACIKGADNTTGVLGLANLFSGGALLQLSIFALGIMPYITASIIVQLLTVVIPRFEALKKEGQQGQTKMTQYTRYLTIGLAVLQSSTLITFAQNPSALFGPNCTKILPDESIPTLVIMVLTMTAGTGVVMWLGELVTDKGIGNGMSLLIFTSIASSFPSSLWAIQQQDGRWDVFIGVILLGFLIIALVVFVEQSQRRIPVQYAKRQVGRQMYGGTSTYIPLKVNMAGVIPVIFASSLLALPSLLAQFNRSTTGDQAGWVTWIDAHLVRGDHPIYMVTYVGLILFFTFFYVSITFNPVEVADNMKRYGGFIPGIRAGRPTAEYLDYVLTRITVPGAIYLGLVSLIPLIALKLVGANQNFPFGGTSILIIVGVGLETVKQIESQLQQRHYEGFLR